A window of Sphingobacterium kitahiroshimense genomic DNA:
CCACCTTGGATAGCAGCACCTAATGCTACAACTTCATCAGGGTTAACACCTTTAGAAGGCTCTTTTCCGAAGAATGCTTTTACTGCATCAACGATTGCAGGGATACGTGTAGAGCCACCAACTAAGATGATCTCATCGATATCACCTGTACTGAATCCAGCATTTTTCAATGCAGAACGACAAGGATCAATTGTACGTTTGATCAAATCAGCAGCTAAGCTTTCAAATTTAGCACGTGATAAAGGACGAACTAAGTGTTTCGGGCCTGTTGCATCAGCAGTGATGTATGGCAAATTGATTTCAGTAGAAGTTGTGCTTGATAATTCAATTTTAGCTTTCTCAGCAGCTTCTTTCAAACGTTGCAATGCCATTGGATCTTTTTTCAAGTCAAAGCCATTGTTTTCGTTTTTAAACTCGTCATTTAACCAGTTGATGATTACATTATCAAAGTCATCACCACCTAAGTGTGTATCACCGTCAGTAGATTTAACTTCAAATACACCATCACCTAATTCCAATACTGAAACGTCATGTGTACCACCACCACAGTCAAAAACAACAATTTTCATGTCTTTGTGTGCTTTATCTAAACCATAAGCTAAAGCAGCAGCTGTTGGCTCGTTGATAATACGTTTAACTGTTAAACCAGCGATTTCACCAGCTTCTTTAGTTGCTTGACGTTGTGCATCATTGAAGTATGCAGGAACTGTAATTACAGCTTCAGTTACTTCTTGACCTAAGAAATCTTCTGCAGTTTTCTTCATTTTTTGAAGAATCATAGCTGAAATTTCTTGAGGTGTATATTTACGGTCGTCAATTTCTACACGTGGTGTATTGTTGTCGCCTTTTACTACATTATAAGGTACATGTTGCGCTTCATTTACAGACTCATCATAAGATAAACCCATAAAGCGTTTAATAGAGTAAATAGTTTTAGTCGGGTTTGTGATCGCTTGACGTTTTGCTGGATCACCTACCTTACGCTCGCCACCTTCAACAAAAGCAACGATAGAAGGGGTTGTACGTTTACCCTCATTGTTAGCAATAACTACCGGTTCGTTACCTTCCATTACAGCAACACATGAATTGGTCGTACCTAAGTCGATTCCTATTATTTTAGACATATTATATATATTTATTTTTTACTAATCTGTTTGTTGTATACCTACCTAATCAACCCTTGTGCCAATCATTTTGTTTTCATGAAAATGAATAAAATTGACAAGTAAACGTCAGAATTGGTGACAAACTGTCATTTTTATGTTTCTTTATTTCGTCTGAATTGTGCAAATGGCAAAATTTTGTCATATTGTATCCCAAAATATAAAAGCTAATATATGCAGTTCGAAGAATACGTATCCTATTTTAAAGCTATCGTAGAAAATCCCGAGAATTATGAAGGTTATCAAGACGAAGAAATCTTTAATTACACCAAATTAAATTGGTCGAGGATGAATCGCTGGTTGAAAAAATTTGAACCCAATGCTGAAACAGCTTCATTTATGAACGGGATTGCAACCAAGCAACATTGGATCTTAATAACAGAACCATGGTGCGGTGATGCCGCTCATTCTGTCCCCATGATTTACCAGATGGTGAAGAGTAATCCATTGCTTGTTGTGGATATACAGTTACGTGATTCGGAACCTTATACAATTAACCAATATTTGACCAATGGCGGAAAGTCTATTCCTAAATTAGTGATTCGTAATGAGCAAGGTGATGACTTGGCTGTATGGGGACCGCGCCCTCAGGGCTGTACAGATCTATTTGTTATGATGAAAGGTAAAGGAGCTGAATTTAATGACATTAAAGAAGAGATTCAAAAATGGTATAATCAAGATAAAGGAGTTGCCATACAGGAGGAATTAGTTGACATACTTAGTCGATAACTGATTAGAGCAGATTCTTTAATAAAGAATCTGCTCTAATATTTGTCTTCTTTGTTGTGCATCACTGTTACCTCTTCCCCTAAACATACTGCCTGAAAGCAATTTAAAAAATTCGTTGGATGACATCTCTTTTGCTTTTTTATCTTTCCACGAACTTGAAACCTGATCAGTGGTGAATTTTACCTCAGTCGCCCAATAATTGATATGCATTTCAGGAATAACAAGTCCCAAGATCATTCCCGGCAATCCTCCTGTTAATACCGGCCCTCCTGAAACAGGAATCTCTTCTGTATAAAAAGCGATTAGATAAAGTGAATCTTTCGTCGCCCCATTTACACGTCTACATTCATACCCTGAAATTGTTCTAAACTCATCTGTGAATCGCCATGTAACATCCTGAAGACTATCTTTTATAATAATTTTTTCGTCAATTTGAAGCTGTACTTCAGAAAGCTTAGCTTTAAGGTTCTGAAAATAAGTTTTATCGCCCATTCTGTTGTTTCCTCTGCCCATGCCACGCATACCGCCACCTCCATTTGTGCCTGTTCGTTGATTGGCTCCTGCATTCCCTCGTCCTCCTCCTGAACTTCTTCCAACTCTTGTATTTGCTGGTGAGGTATTGGGTTTTGTTGGCGTTTCTTCTGCATTGGACTCCATCAATGTCTGGTTCTCATCAAACTTCAGAACAAAATTGGATGTAGAACTTTCTGGCATTTCATCGATGTTTCCCATGTACATCATACCTCTATTACCGTTTCCACCATGCTTAGCCATCAATTCTCGCATTCTCGCTTTCGTATACACCACTTTTTCAAAATTGATGGTTCCCTTTGTTGCAAAGTAAGCATGTTGCGCAAATGCATCTGTGCCAAATAGCAAAAGAATGAAACCTATTAATAATTTAGTCATTTTTCTTTCCTAATTTTTTGTTAAAATCCCATTTCAATCCAAGCATGAAATATTGAGTAAGCATCTGTTGTTGTGATTCCGAAAATTTACTGCTGTCAAATGAGCGATTGGTAGTATTGAATGTTTTAAAAATATCAAATGCTTTTAAGCTTAATTGTAGGTTATTGCTCATCAATTTCTTATTTAATTCCATATTCATATAAAATTGATTGATAGCTTTAGTGTATACTTTGTTCTTACCCGTATATCCGTAATTAATAACCTGCACCAGATCAAATTTAAAGGGTAGGAAGTATTTGATATCCGTATTGATATTTGCTCTCAGACTATTACTGTTTAAATCAGGTTGTAAAAGAGTCTCCACACGATCAACACCTATATTCGTAAAGAAGTTGAAGTCAATAACCTTAGAATTTTGTTTATTTAATCCAAAACCTGCACTTGCATTGTAGTTCTTGGAATTGTTCAATACACCATTCAGAAAGTCGTAACTATTTCCATAACTTAAATTCGCATTTGGATTGAACTGAAGTAAATTATTAAATAAAGGTTTACTATAACCAGAGTATACTCTAGCGGACCAGTTTATTTTATCTCGTATGTTTTCATAATTACTGGTTGTCACCCCTTCAGAATCAAGGATTCTCTTATTTGCAATCGGATTATGTGTTGTTGTAATACCCGCATTGATATTGAAGCTCGAACTTCTTAAAATGCTAAAGGTATTAAAATTTAAATTATAAGAGTTTTCAGTTGATTTCTTTAAATCGGGGTTTCCTAATTGTACAAATAATGGATTTGTCTGTGGTTGTAAGGCTATCAATTGTCCGAACGTCGGAATTCTGTTCGATGTACCGTAGCTAAGCATCAAATTTTTGTTTAAAGACAATTTGTAATTAACATTCATATTCAGGTTATTATCCCAAAAGTTGCGATTGAGATTAATATCACGATAGGTGTCAATTAATTTTTGATTCCTATAGCTCATCGTATTTGATAGGTTAATATTGAGTTTGTCTTTAATGTTGTAGTTTAACTGAATATTTGCACCCTGATTGAAATTTTTGTTTTCTTCATTTTTAGAATATAATGAATCTAACAACGTATATTCACCCAGTCCATTGGCATTTAATGATCTATTTAGACTTTTTGAAACGCTACTGTTCATCGTATATCCTACAGTTAGGTACAAGTCTTGAAGTAATTTCTCATTTAAATTTAGAGAAGCACCGATTCGATTGTTCTTCGCTTCGTTTACACGTTTTTGATCTATAGTATCAGCTCTGTTAAGCGCGTTGTTTTTATAATAGTTTGTAATCGATTTTGTTTGACCAATAGATTCACTTTGTGATAATTGCGTATTAAACTGAACATTAATAGACCGTCCATTATTGTTTAATCTTCTTCTATAATTAATACGGAAATCGGCATTATCATTATTTCCCTTTGAGCTGTTATTTTCATCAAAAGTGTTCGTTAGTGTAGTGTCATTAATGGTGATCCTACGGTTCGACGTACTTTTAGTATAGGTGTCTGATTTGCCTGCATTCAATTGAACGTCTAGATTTTGGATAGAATCGATTTTGAATCGTACCTGTGTTCTGACATTGTTATTTTTTGTATCGTTATCGGAGCTGTTACTTCCTATTGTTTCTTGTGTTTTGTCTTCAAATAATTCCTTAACGTTAGAAGTTCGTTCATTAGTAGCGCTGTTGTTGTTGAAATTATAACTGGAATTTAATGAT
This region includes:
- a CDS encoding thioredoxin family protein, with the protein product MQFEEYVSYFKAIVENPENYEGYQDEEIFNYTKLNWSRMNRWLKKFEPNAETASFMNGIATKQHWILITEPWCGDAAHSVPMIYQMVKSNPLLVVDIQLRDSEPYTINQYLTNGGKSIPKLVIRNEQGDDLAVWGPRPQGCTDLFVMMKGKGAEFNDIKEEIQKWYNQDKGVAIQEELVDILSR
- a CDS encoding TonB-dependent receptor domain-containing protein, which codes for MNRIFFLLLFFCTSLSYAQTSIKGKVIDRGENKPLFNASVILLTAQDSILKVFTRTNEEGSFNIQPPEKGAYRVLVTYPKFELYSDIINVEDSKIDLHDIKISSRANVLEEVVITQKLPIKIKGDTIEYNAGSFETEKNAKLEDLLRRLPGMTVSSDGTITAQGKTVSKVLIDGEEFFGYDPKIAIRNVRADAIDKVQVYEKKSDEAELTGVDDGVRIKTVNVVLKEEARKGIFGNANATIGTKHLFDAGLFAAKFNRSERIGLTGNWNNMGGGNDSRIRSNASIQGKPEYKNIGVNYDNVFLKKRLSLNSSYNFNNNSATNERTSNVKELFEDKTQETIGSNSSDNDTKNNNVRTQVRFKIDSIQNLDVQLNAGKSDTYTKSTSNRRITINDTTLTNTFDENNSSKGNNDNADFRINYRRRLNNNGRSINVQFNTQLSQSESIGQTKSITNYYKNNALNRADTIDQKRVNEAKNNRIGASLNLNEKLLQDLYLTVGYTMNSSVSKSLNRSLNANGLGEYTLLDSLYSKNEENKNFNQGANIQLNYNIKDKLNINLSNTMSYRNQKLIDTYRDINLNRNFWDNNLNMNVNYKLSLNKNLMLSYGTSNRIPTFGQLIALQPQTNPLFVQLGNPDLKKSTENSYNLNFNTFSILRSSSFNINAGITTTHNPIANKRILDSEGVTTSNYENIRDKINWSARVYSGYSKPLFNNLLQFNPNANLSYGNSYDFLNGVLNNSKNYNASAGFGLNKQNSKVIDFNFFTNIGVDRVETLLQPDLNSNSLRANINTDIKYFLPFKFDLVQVINYGYTGKNKVYTKAINQFYMNMELNKKLMSNNLQLSLKAFDIFKTFNTTNRSFDSSKFSESQQQMLTQYFMLGLKWDFNKKLGKKND
- a CDS encoding GLPGLI family protein, giving the protein MTKLLIGFILLLFGTDAFAQHAYFATKGTINFEKVVYTKARMRELMAKHGGNGNRGMMYMGNIDEMPESSTSNFVLKFDENQTLMESNAEETPTKPNTSPANTRVGRSSGGGRGNAGANQRTGTNGGGGMRGMGRGNNRMGDKTYFQNLKAKLSEVQLQIDEKIIIKDSLQDVTWRFTDEFRTISGYECRRVNGATKDSLYLIAFYTEEIPVSGGPVLTGGLPGMILGLVIPEMHINYWATEVKFTTDQVSSSWKDKKAKEMSSNEFFKLLSGSMFRGRGNSDAQQRRQILEQILY
- the dnaK gene encoding molecular chaperone DnaK, with translation MSKIIGIDLGTTNSCVAVMEGNEPVVIANNEGKRTTPSIVAFVEGGERKVGDPAKRQAITNPTKTIYSIKRFMGLSYDESVNEAQHVPYNVVKGDNNTPRVEIDDRKYTPQEISAMILQKMKKTAEDFLGQEVTEAVITVPAYFNDAQRQATKEAGEIAGLTVKRIINEPTAAALAYGLDKAHKDMKIVVFDCGGGTHDVSVLELGDGVFEVKSTDGDTHLGGDDFDNVIINWLNDEFKNENNGFDLKKDPMALQRLKEAAEKAKIELSSTTSTEINLPYITADATGPKHLVRPLSRAKFESLAADLIKRTIDPCRSALKNAGFSTGDIDEIILVGGSTRIPAIVDAVKAFFGKEPSKGVNPDEVVALGAAIQGGVLTGEVKDVLLLDVTPLSLGIETMGGVMTKLIEANTTIPTKKSETFSTASDNQPSVEIHILQGERPMAAQNRTIGRFHLNDIPSAPRGVPQIEVTFDIDANGIIKVSAKDKATGKEQNIRIEASSGLSDEEIKKMKEEAEANAEADQKMKEEADKINGADALIFSTEKQLKEYGDKISADKKAAIEAGLVKLKAAFEARSFADIDSASAEVNNAWNAASEEMYAASQGGSQPQGDAGQANNGGNQGGDDVTDVEYEEVK